Proteins from a single region of Gossypium arboreum isolate Shixiya-1 chromosome 1, ASM2569848v2, whole genome shotgun sequence:
- the LOC108482295 gene encoding RING-H2 finger protein ATL20-like: MALLIYLSFIFFSTFLHNPTTAQRCPTSCPGSELELKFPFGRNPNGNQNGSCSYPGFGLSCSRATGEPILKLPESGEFSVRYIDYEAQQIWIDDPDSCLPKRMLGNFNLSGTPFGTEFWYTVTFFNCSTSDVTQNGLRPISCLSDSNYSVLVSATEGLPSTCQAIKAVTIPFVMDGIRLDWNEPNCRSCVERRGDCGFTDRNSLETGCFNLPSQGGGGLPRGAKYGIIIGAGIPGLLCLFGLVAFTGSRMRHRRHQRNLRNIEISTSVSPSVAIVMSGLDGQTIESYPKTKLGDSGRLPKPNNNTCPICLSEYQPKETLRTIPECNHYFHADCIDEWLKMNGSCPLCRNSPSGSAPITPSISSSGSSSSSSLLSP, encoded by the exons ATGGCTCTCCTAATATATCTAtctttcatcttcttctccaccttTCTTCATAACCCAACGACTGCTCAACGTTGTCCAACTTCATGCCCCGGCAGCGAACTCGAACTGAAGTTCCCTTTCGGGCGAAACCCTAATGGCAACCAAAACGGTAGTTGCAGCTATCCCGGTTTCGGTCTTTCATGCAGCAGGGCGACGGGAGAACCGATACTTAAACTCCCGGAATCCGGCGAATTCTCCGTCAGGTACATCGATTACGAAGCACAACAGATATGGATTGACGACCCAGATTCCTGTCTCCCGAAACGGATGCTGGGGAATTTTAATTTATCGGGAACTCCTTTCGGTACTGAATTCTGGTATACCGTCACCTTCTTCAATTGCTCCACCAGTGACGTAACTCAAAACGGGTTAAGGCCGATTTCATGCCTTAGCGATTCGAATTATTCCGTCTTGGTTTCCGCCACCGAGGGTTTACCGTCAACGTGTCAGGCTATAAAGGCGGTCACTATTCCGTTTGTTATGGACGGAATCCGGTTAGATTGGAATGAACCGAACTGTAGATCGTGTGTTGAACGGCGAGGGGATTGTGGCTTCACTGATAGAAATAGTCTGGAAACTGGGTGCTTTAATCTGCCAAGCCAAG GCGGAGGAGGATTGCCAAGGGGTGCCAAGTATGGAATCATCATAGGAGCTGGAATCCCAGGACTCTTATGCCTATTCGGGCTCGTTGCATTCACTGGTAGCCGAATGAGACACAGGCGACATCAACGAAACCTCCGCAACATCGAAATTTCCACATCAGTTTCCCCATCGGTGGCCATTGTCATGTCGGGACTTGACGGACAAACGATCGAATCCTACCCTAAAACTAAGCTTGGCGACAGTGGCCGTCTTCCCAAGCCTAATAATAACACTTGCCCCATATGCTTATCAGAGTACCAGCCTAAGGAAACATTAAGGACTATACCAGAGTGTAACCATTACTTTCATGCAGATTGCATAGATGAGTGGCTAAAGATGAATGGTTCTTGCCCTTTGTGTCGTAATTCACCCAGCGGATCGGCACCGATTACCCCATCTATATCTTCCTCTGGCTCTTCATCATCGTCGTCACTATTATCACCATGa